In one Bacillus sp. PK3_68 genomic region, the following are encoded:
- a CDS encoding LysM peptidoglycan-binding domain-containing protein, which yields MTKNVYEIWLSWQNGKEKFQLPILPPTIEINSPSKNENIDLADFGEITILQEPGAKTFKFSSFFPAKWSPLCEVRPTKLSMPWNYVKRLEAWRESKLPIRLIMTGTPINFAVSIDEFFYKEGDKDIGDIDYDLTLKEYIFVTSRKIDTKKKTNAHGGNKQRPDTKPVPKTYKVKKGDTLTGIAKVIYKNSAEWKTIWEANKQMLIKRDKRNVKQPGRFIYPGQVLTIPQKTTGTGMTAVQLKKVQTGVASVTPRK from the coding sequence ATGACTAAAAACGTGTATGAAATCTGGCTGTCTTGGCAGAATGGGAAAGAAAAATTCCAGTTGCCTATTCTCCCTCCAACTATTGAAATTAACAGTCCTTCTAAAAATGAAAATATTGACCTTGCCGATTTCGGTGAAATCACTATCTTGCAGGAACCTGGGGCGAAAACATTTAAGTTTTCGTCTTTTTTTCCGGCTAAATGGAGTCCGCTTTGTGAGGTGAGGCCAACCAAGTTGTCTATGCCATGGAACTATGTAAAACGCTTAGAAGCTTGGAGAGAAAGTAAATTACCGATTCGCTTGATTATGACAGGCACTCCTATTAATTTTGCAGTTTCTATCGATGAATTTTTCTATAAAGAGGGGGACAAAGACATTGGCGATATTGATTATGACCTCACATTGAAAGAATACATCTTTGTTACCTCTCGAAAGATCGATACGAAGAAGAAAACAAATGCGCACGGGGGCAATAAGCAACGACCTGATACAAAGCCTGTTCCCAAAACTTATAAGGTGAAAAAAGGAGATACTCTGACAGGAATTGCAAAGGTAATTTATAAAAATAGCGCGGAGTGGAAAACCATCTGGGAAGCCAATAAACAAATGCTTATCAAGCGAGACAAAAGAAATGTTAAGCAACCTGGCCGTTTTATTTATCCCGGTCAGGTTCTCACTATTCCTCAAAAAACAACAGGTACAGGCATGACAGCGGTTCAGCTTAAAAAAGTACAAACCGGTGTGGCGTCTGTAACTCCTCGTAAGTGA